A portion of the Juglans microcarpa x Juglans regia isolate MS1-56 chromosome 1D, Jm3101_v1.0, whole genome shotgun sequence genome contains these proteins:
- the LOC121236608 gene encoding LOW QUALITY PROTEIN: probable esterase D14L (The sequence of the model RefSeq protein was modified relative to this genomic sequence to represent the inferred CDS: inserted 1 base in 1 codon), which translates to MGIVEAAHNVKTLGLGERNIVLAHGFGTDQSVWKHLIPHLLDDINNRVILYDNMGAGTTNPDYFDFQRYSTLEGYAYDLLAILEELQIDSCIFVGHSVSAMIGAIASISRPDLFSKMIMVGASPRYLNDVDYYGGFEQEDLDQLFEAMGSNYKAWCSGFAPLAVGXDMESVAVQEFSRTLFNMRPDIALSVAQIIFQSDMRQMLGLITVPCHILQSMKDLAVPVVVSEYLHQNLGGGSIVEVMPSDGHLPQLSSPDVVIPVLLRHIGMDINV; encoded by the exons ATGGGAATCGTTGAAGCAGCTCACAACGTGAAGACGTTGGGGTTGGGCGAGCGAAACATAGTGCTTGCCCATGGCTTCGGCACCGACCAGTCTGTGTGGAAACACCTTATTCCTCACCTCCTTGATGACATTAACAATCGGGTCATTTTGTACGATAACATGGGCGCCGGTACCACCAACCCTGACTACTTCGATTTCCAACGCTACTCCACCCTCGAGGGCTATGCCTATGACTTGCTTGCCATTCTAGAAGAACTACAGATCGATTCCTGCATCTTTGTTGGCCATTCTGTCTCGGCCATGATCGGTGCCATCGCCTCCATCTCTCGCCCCGATCTCTTCTCTAAGATGATCATGGTCGGCGCCTCCCCGAG GTACTTGAATGATGTGGATTACTATGGAGGGTTCGAGCAGGAGGATCTAGACCAGCTATTTGAAGCGATGGGGTCAAACTACAAGGCATGGTGTTCAGGGTTCGCGCCGCTCGCCGTGG GGGACATGGAGTCGGTGGCGGTCCAAGAATTCAGCCGGACCCTGTTCAACATGAGGCCAGACATAGCCCTGAGCGTGGCGCAGATCATATTCCAAAGCGACATGAGACAAATGCTAGGCCTGATCACTGTGCCTTGTCACATACTACAGAGCATGAAGGACTTGGCAGTGCCGGTGGTGGTGTCGGAATACTTGCATCAGAACCTTGGCGGTGGATCAATCGTGGAAGTCATGCCATCGGACGGTCATCTTCCCCAATTGAGCTCTCCAGATGTCGTAATTCCAGTACTTCTCAGGCATATTGGTATGGATATTAATGTATGA